The following are from one region of the Candidatus Polarisedimenticolia bacterium genome:
- a CDS encoding thiopeptide-type bacteriocin biosynthesis protein — MTSQRCLYTLLYGPRESHEEILRELVEPVARKIRTHAELDSLFYARFNVPRWQVRFRVLGRPAWVEGEVRKLVEERLAVIRDRGLIEGHEFAEYQREYDRYGGGEGMALAEQIFFHDSLACLDLIEADRRGVLAKSRREFVLVITERFLDLLEMDRAQRLAFYERGYGWALEIGSWREEERQILQERYQSLAPGLEELFLGETARNPDALYGGPEAARIARSFLESARPAAGRLLEAHRAGRVPQDLIYLAWSYTHMQCNRLGIDPAAEAILRFFMHRFLEDHPDTEA; from the coding sequence ATGACGTCTCAGCGCTGCCTCTACACGCTCCTCTACGGCCCTCGAGAGAGCCACGAAGAGATCCTTCGGGAGTTGGTCGAGCCCGTGGCCCGGAAAATCAGGACGCATGCCGAGCTCGACTCGCTCTTCTATGCCCGCTTCAACGTCCCGCGCTGGCAGGTGCGGTTCCGGGTCCTGGGACGGCCGGCCTGGGTCGAGGGAGAGGTGCGCAAGCTGGTGGAGGAACGGCTCGCCGTCATCCGCGATCGCGGTCTCATCGAAGGGCACGAATTCGCCGAGTACCAGCGGGAATACGATCGATATGGAGGCGGGGAAGGGATGGCGCTCGCCGAGCAGATCTTTTTTCACGATTCCCTCGCCTGCCTGGACCTCATCGAAGCCGACCGGCGGGGCGTGCTGGCGAAATCGCGGCGGGAATTCGTGCTGGTGATTACCGAGCGCTTCCTGGATCTGTTGGAAATGGACCGAGCACAGCGGCTGGCCTTCTACGAGCGCGGCTACGGGTGGGCCCTGGAGATCGGCAGTTGGCGGGAGGAAGAGCGCCAGATTCTGCAAGAGCGCTATCAATCGCTCGCGCCCGGGCTGGAAGAGCTCTTCCTAGGGGAAACGGCCCGGAACCCCGACGCCCTGTACGGCGGCCCCGAGGCGGCGCGGATCGCCCGGAGCTTCCTGGAATCGGCGCGTCCCGCGGCAGGACGGCTGCTGGAGGCTCACCGCGCCGGACGCGTCCCGCAAGATTTGATCTATCTCGCCTGGTCCTACACGCACATGCAATGCAATCGTCTGGGAATCGATCCGGCCGCCGAGGCGATCCTCCGATTCTTTATGCACCGCTTCCTAGAGGATCATCCGGATACCGAGGCTTGA